AAGCAGTAATTGGATTCGGGGTTGACGATACCGGTTTTATTGAGGGCGGCGAGGTCTCGTCGGCGGGCGCGCACGTCTTTACCTCTTTCGAGGACGATGGGCCGGAGGCCGAGTTCGATGAGGCGGAGGGCGGCGAAGAGGCCGGCAGGGCCGGCGCCGATGACGATGACGGGTTGGGCGCCGGGTGGCAGAGGCTCATAATGGAATGTTTCCAGCTTTTTGGGTTGGAAAGGCTCGTTGAGGTATACTTCGATGGTGAGCATGAAGTACGGCTGGCGGGAGCGCGCGTCTATAGAGCGTTTGACGATATTGAACCCGGTGATGTCGGAGGGTTTGGCGCCGAGGGATTCGGCGGCATGGCGCGTGATGGCGCGGTGCTGTGCGGCTTCCTGCGGGAGGAGCTTGAGTGAGATTTGTTTGACCATGTTAGGTATTTATCCTAAAAACCGGGGCAAAGATAGGCATAAAAAAGGAGGCGCCCCGCAGCTGCGGGGCGCCTGAAATATGGTGAGGCTTTACGGCCTGTATATTATTATATTAGAACGGAAGATCGTCGCCGCTGTTGCCGCTGTTGCCACCACCGAAGGAACCTTCCTGGGAAGTGTTGTAGTTGGGCATGGGATCAGCGCCGGGTGCGCCCTGCATCATGGACTCGATACGCCATGCATCGAGGTTGGTGATGTAGTTCACTTTACCGTCTTTCTCCCAGCGGGTGCCTTTTATATTAAAATAAACCTTAACCATTTCGCCTTCATTGTGACGGTCGACGATGGCGGTACGATCCTGAACTGACTGAAACTTGATATAATTGGTAATTACCCGGCCGTTGATATCGTCAGATTTCTCGATAACGAATTCACGGGTTTTGAAAGATTCGCTGCGCTGTACCGTATTGTACTTCACTACCAGTTTGCCGGTAACTTCAAAGCTCATATATAACTAGTTTAAAAATTTCAATTCCGCCAAAGATAAGTTTTTCACAACAGGATTAGTCAACAACTTTTACACAAGTTATTCGCATTTATTAGAAACAAGATCATAAATTTGCAGCCGATTCGAGAAACAGTAAAAGCGTTACCAAAAAAGTGAAACACCGAAGAGCCGACAATCCGCCCGTCAGGGCTTGCTTATTAAAGCAAGCAAAGGGCAATGTTATTTTACCTGATAAGCAGTCGTTTTGTGCGTTAATCAGTAAACAGTTTGACAAATTACCTGTTAATCATGCTTGTACGGTTTAGCACTTTTCGTAGTGGTCGAATTGCAGGCTAAACGGGTGTTTTAGCCGATTTTCATGCGAATAAAACAGGTCCGGCACACTGTATTTGTAGGAATAAAAACAAGGGCAGATTTATTTTTTTTTCAACATTTTCTACAGATATTCGTCGTCCTGTCAAAAAGATCTTCAACTGCCCGCATTGAAGACTTTAGTATTCGAGAACACCCAAATTAATAACACGACAAATTATTTTTTTCTAAATGAATAAAACTTGCGAACAAGTTTGGGATAGGTGTCTGAATATAATCAGGGATATAGTGGAGTGGCAGCCTTTCAAAACATGGTTTGAGCCGATAAAACCCGTAAAGCTTGAGAACAACGTTTTAACCATTCAAGTACCCAGCCAGTTTTTCTATGAATACCTGGAAGAACATTATGTGGGCCTGTTAGGTAAAACCATCAAGCGCGAGCTCGGCAAAGAAGCACGCCTGGAGTACCGGATCGTTGTGGAGAACAGCACCCCCCACCAGCATCCTAAAACGGTGAACATGCCCACGCAGTTTACCAAGCCCCAGAAGGACAGTGAAGTTGATTTCCCGCTTACCATACAAAACCCGGTTAAGAATCCCTTTGTAATCCCGGGCATCAAACGCGTTCAGATCGATTCGCAACTGAACCACAATTACACCTTCGAATCTTTCATCGAAGGGGATTGCAACCGCGTGGCACGCCGGGCCGGCAAAACCGTGTCCGACAAACCAGGCGGCACTTCCTTCAACCCCCTTGTTATATATGGCGGCGTAGGCCTGGGCAAAACCCACCTCGCACAAGCCATCGGCAACGAGGTGAAAAGGCAGAACCCGAACAAAGCCGTCCTCTACGTGAGCGCGGAAAAGTTCATCAACCAGTTCATCGACCACTCCAAGAATAATATCATCAACGACTTCATCCACTTCTATCAGCTGATCGACGTGCTGATCGTTGACGACATCCAGTTCTTCGCCCGTGCCGAAAAATCGCAGGACGCGTTTTTCGCCATCTTCAACCACCTCCATCAAAGCGGCAAACAGCTCATCCTCACCTCCGACAAACCGCCCAAAGACCTGGACGGCGTGCAGGAGCGCCTGCTGAGCCGGTTCCGCTGGGGCCTCAGCGCAGACATCCAGCTGCCCGACTTCGAGACCCGCATGGAAATCCTGGAAATGAAGATGCGCAACGACGGCCTCGAAATGCCCAAAGAAGTTGTGAAGTATGTTGCCTACAATATCCAAAGCAACGTGCGCGAACTCGAAGGCGCCCTCATTTCCCTGCTCGCCCAATCTTCCCTCAACCGGAAAGAAATCGACCTGGAACTGGCCAAACGCGTCCTCAAGTCTTTCGTTAAAACTTCTTCCAAAGAAATCACCATCGAAAGCATCCAGAAAATGGTCTGCGAATATTTCGATGTCGCCTACGACAAGCTGCTGCAAAAAACCCGCAAGCGCGAAATCGTCCAGGCCCGCCAGATCACCATGTACCTGGCCAAAAGCTTTACCAAAAATTCCCTGAAAACCATCGGCGAACATTTCGGCGGACGCGACCACACCACCGTGATCCACTCCTGCCAAACGGTCAAAGACCTTATGGACACCGACAACTCTTTCCGGGACAGCGTAATAGAATTGCAACAGAAAGTGCAACTCGCCGCTATGTAACCCCTCCTGCAATGCAACACCTTATTTGAAATGCCGGGCAACATCGCCCGGCATTTTTTTGCATGCTGTTTTTTATCTCCGTAATTCTTCCTAATTTTTACTTAACAATTTCATAAATAGGGCAGCCAGATAATTCCACACGAACCTGACTAATTTTGAAGCCGATATGCGGCAGCAACCACAGCCAGATATAATATGGGAGATGGTCCGCCAGGGCCACAACACCGCTTTCCGCGCACTGTTCGACACGTACTGGGAAGAACTGTACCATTACGCCGTTAAAGTGCTGAAAGACGGCTCCGCCGCGCAGGACGCCATCCAGGGCCTGTTCGTTCACCTGTGGGAAAGCCATTCGGAGCTCCCTTCCGTCACTTCCGTGCCCGCTTATCTCCGCACTGCTTTGCGCAACCGCCTCCTCAACGTCATCCGCGACGAGCAGCTCTACCAGCAGCACGTCGGCAACTTCGGCGCCGCCACCGCTTCGGCCGACGACTCCCTGCTCGACGCCATCCATCTCCGCGAAACCGAAACGGCGCTCTTGCAATCCATCGACCGCCTGCCGGCGCGCATGAAGACCGCTTTCTACATGCACCGCATCCAGCACCTCACCGTGGCCGAGATCGCCGAACAGCTGGGCAGCAGCGAGCAAACCATCCGCAACCAGATCAACACCGCGTTGCGGCGCATCCGGCTGCAATGGCATGCCGTCTCCGTTCTGCTCTTCTTTATCCTCCGTTAAAAAATATTTCCCGCCGCAATGGTTATCTGGGTTTTGTAGCGTGTCTATTGGGAAAGCACCTCTACTTGGATCCGAAAGACATACGCGCATTACTGGAAAAATTCCGTGCCGGCCAGGCTACACAGGAAGAGGAACGCCTGTTGCACCGCTGGCTCGACGGGTTGGCCGCATCCGGGGAAGACCCGGTGATGGGGGATACAGATAAAACCCGGTTGCACGACAGCATGTGGCGGCACATCTCCGCGCATGCGCCCCGCCGGCAGCGCCGCATCTGGCCATACGCGGCCGTGGCGGCCTCCATTATCGGCGTGGCAGCGCTGGCCGCCACGTGGCTCATCCGACCGGAAGCGCCCCGCACCATCACCCTGGCCACCAGGCCCGGCGAAGTACGCACCTTCACCCTGCCCGACCAATCGCGCGTGACCGCGGGGCCCAATACAAAAATGACCTGCGACCATCGCCAGGTAACGTTATTACAAGGTAAAGCCTACTTCGAAGTGAAAGCTTCGCCGGAAGAGCCCTTCACGGTGATCATGGATACTGATACCGCTACCGTGTTAGGCACCGCCTTTACCACGGAGCTCCCGGGCGACGGCGCCTACCGCCGCATCACGCTCCTCTCCGGCAAAGTAAAAGCCAGCGGCCACGGCCTCCTGACGCCCGGCGAGCGCATCACCTATCCGCGAAAACAAATCGAGAAAATAACGCAGCACGACGCCCTGGCATGGGCGCAGGGCGAAATACTGCTCCAGAACGCCCCGCTGGCGGAAGTTATACGGACACTGGAAGACCAGTACGGCATCACCGTTTCCACAAAGCTGAACACAAACGCCGGCAGCTACACGCTCCGGCTTCCCGCGGCCATGCCTTTGCCGCAGGTATTGGATATCCTTCAGAAAATCAGTTATAAACCAAAAATCACTTTTACGATGAACAAAACTCAACTCACTATCCACTAACCACTGACAAAAAAGCCGGTCCAAGCTGCAAACAAGTACCGGCCGAAAAGTAACAACAACCGCAATGTGAATCGCACAGGCGTTTATGCCTGTTCAGTCATTACCTTTAATCTTACAAAGATGCAAAAAATCAGACAGCATTTTTTTGTACGGACCGTTATGGCCTGCATGCTCGTGCTTGCCGCCACGGTAACTACGCTTGCGCTCCCCCTTTCAGCGCAGGATCTTCAGAAAGTCGTGAAGAAAGTCGACATCGCCGCAGGGCCGCTTTCTTCCGCCCTCAAGCAACTGGAACAATCCGCCGCCGTGCGCCTCGCTTATGACGAAGCGGCGCTCCGCCACTTAAAAGTGAAAGCCGTTTCCTACAGCTCCCGCTCGGTGGAATCCATTCTTTCGGAACTGCTCGCCGCTTCCGGGTTGCGCTTTGAAGAGCGCCATAACACGATCCTTATTTATGAAGGCCCAAAGCCGTCCGCCGTCACCATCAACGGCGGCGTGCAGGCAGATAAGATTACGCTGACGGGCGTGGTGACGGAAAAGAATGGTCCCATTCCCGGCGCGTCGGTAATGGTGAAAGGCACTTCCCTGGGCACAATCACCTCGGTAGACGGGCGTTTCCGGCTGTCCGTAGACGAATCCCCCAACCTGACGCTCGTGGTAAGTATGCTCGGCTACGGCACACAGGAGGTAGTGGTAGGCGCGCGGCGCGATTTCACCATATCGCTGGAATCTTCCGCACTCAACCTCAACCAGCTCGTAGTGATCGGTTATGGTTCGCAAAGTAAGGCCAAAGTGACGGGCGCGGTAGCCGATGTACAGCTCGACAAGCTCACCAGCCGGTCGCTCGCCAATTTCAACGAAGCGCTGCAGGGCAAAGCGCCGGGCGTGATCGTACAGAACGAAGGTGGCGATCCTACCGCGAATCCCCGCGTGAACATCCGCGGTATGGGAGGCATCAACGGAGAAAACGTTTTGTATGTGGTAGACGGTGCGATTTATGCAGGAGGCCCCATCAACCCCAATGATGTGGAAAGCATTTCCGTGTTAAAAGATGCGGCTTCTTCCATTTACGGCGCCCGCGCTGCCGGCGGCGTAATCCTCGTTACCACAAAGAAAGGCAAGCTGGGCAAAGCCGCTGTGGAGCTGGACGTAAAGCAAGGCTGGCAGTCGGCCATCAAAAAACTGGAACCGCTCAATGCAAAAGAATTCGCGGACGTTACCAACAAAGCATATGATGCGGCCGGCAAGGCCCGCCAGCCCGCGTTCGACCCGGTGCAATACCCCGATGGACAGATCACCCGCACCAACTGGATGGACGAAATCTTCCGCACCGGTCGTATCCAGGATTACAACGCCAACATTAAAGGGGGCAACGATAACGGGCGGTATTATTTCAGTTTCGGGTACCGCAAGGGAGAAGGCATCTTGCTCAATACCTACAGCGAGCGCTACTCCATCCGCATGAATACCGATTTCCAGCTGAAGCCCTGGCTGAAGATCGGCGAAAACATGGCGCTGACCATGACCGACGGCAACGGCGCCAACACCACCAGCGCCTATACCGGCGCCATCATCTCCGCGATCTTCTACCCGCCGCATATCCGCCCTTACAATCCCGACGGCTCCTTCAGCGGACTGCCGCTCCAATACGCCGGCGCATACGGTGATGTTATCAACCCCGTGGCTTACCTGCAGCGGATCGATTCCCGCGCCCCTGAAACGAAGATTTTCTTCAACCCCTACGTGGAGATGAATCTCGCGAAGGGACTGAATTTCCGTTCGAACTTCTCCCTCACCAAATCTTTCCGCGACGCGAAAACGTACAACGCCAAAGTACTGGAGATCGGGAAAATCTTCGATTACAATGATCTGCGGCAGGATATCAACAACCTCACCGAAATCCTAGCGGAGCAAACACTTACCTACGACCGGAAGTTCGAAGGCGGGCATAACCTCACTGCTATGGGCGGCTTCTCGCACCAGAAGCACCGCGGCACCTGGCTGGGCGTTAACGCGCAGGGTTTTTATAACGAACTGCCCTCCTACCGGTATTTCGATAACGCTACCAAATTTTTCCGCCCGTGGAGCGGCCTGAACAAATGGGCGATGACGTCGTGGTTCAGCCGTGTAAACTACGATTATAAAAGCAAATACCTGTTGGGACTGATTGGCCGTTACGACGGGTCAAGCATGCTGCCGAAGCACAACCGCTGGGAGCCTTATTATGGCATCACCGCCGGTTGGGTGGTAACAGAAGAAGAATTTTTAAAAGGCTCGTCGTGGCTCAACTTCCTGAAGCTGCGCCTCAGCCATGGCATCCAGGGCAACCTGGGCTCACTGGTGGCGACCGGCGTAGATGCGCCAATGTCGAGCGGGCAGATCTGGATCGGACGAGATCCGCAGCAGGTACCTACCTACCAGGAAACCGCTTTGCCGAATAAAGATTTGAAATGGGCCAGCACGAAGATCAACAACATAGGGCTCGACTTCGGCCTGTTCAATAACCGCCTCAGCATCAACGCCGATTACTTCGAAAAGACCACCAACAACATGCTGGTGCACGTAGACGTACCGGGTATGCTCGGCGTGCCGGACGGCATGTGGAAGAATGCTGGTGTTGCGATGGACAAAGGTTTCGAACTGGGATTGAATTTCCAGGCAGACCGTGCCGGCGATTTCCAGTACGACCTCGGCCTGACTTTGACCCGGGTCAACAACAAACTGCTGTCGCTGCACGACGGCAAAAAAGTGATGCCGCTGAACGATATCAATATTCGCAGCACGCTCGCCCCGCTCCGCCAGGAAGTAGGCTTGCCGCTGTATTCGTACTACGTGGTGCGCACCGACGGTATCTTCAAAACGCAGGAGGAAATCAACGCGTATAAAGACAAAGACGGGAACATGATCCAGGACAAGGCAAAACCCGGCGACCTGAAGTTCATCGATCACAATGGCGATGGTAAGATTACCAACGACGACCGCGTGGTGGTGGGCAATGCGTTCCCGAAGTTCACGTATGGGTTCAGTGCCAACGCACGGTACAAGAATTTCGACCTGAACGTGTTTTTCCAGGGCGTATATGGCAACAAGCTGTTCAACGCGCTGAAGTTCACCGCGCTGAATGCGGGCAACGGGCAGAATTATAACATGTTGAAAGACATCCTCAACGCCTGGACGCCGGAGAATTCCAATTCCAACATCCCCCGGATCAACGGCGGCGACCCGAACGGCAACTTCGGCACCACCAGCGATTGGTATGTGGAGGACGGCAGCTACCTGCGGATGAAGAACGTAACCCTCGGCTACACCGTACCCAAAAATATCCTGACCCGTTACGGCATCGGCCAGATCCGTCTGTACGTAACCGGCAACAACCTGCTCACGTTTACGAAGTACAAAGGCTTCGATCCCGAAGTGGGGTTGGATGAATACGGCATCGACAAAGGCCGTTACCCGCAGGCGAAAAACGTAACCGTTGGTCTGAACGTAAACTTTTAACCGAAAAAATTCCGGACTATCATGAAATCATTGATCCGATATATGTTCGCAGGGGCTGTAGTGCTGGGGCTGGCCACTTCCTGCACCAAAGAACTGGAAATCTCGCCGGAAGGCACACCCACCACCAACAACTTCTGGAAATCCGAGCTGGACGCCATCTCCGGCGCCAATGCCATGTATCTCCCGATGGACGACGAGAACTTCTACGGCCGGGGGTACTGGTGGTTCATCAATGCCAGCGATGATATGGTAACAGGCCGTATCAAAGCCGAAGGCGACAACATCAAGAACTTCAACCGCAGCTTCATTGGCGGTTCATATACAGAAGGCCAATGGCGCATGCGTTACACGGTGATCAAACGCGCGAACGACGTGATCAACCGCGTACCCGCCATTACCATGGATGAAACGACCAAGCGCCGCGTCATTGGCGAAGCCTATTTCATGAGCGGGCTGATGTACTTTGAACTGGCATATGCGTATGCCGACGATAAGGCGGGCGTGCCTATTGTACGCCGCGATGTTCCGCTCGACGAGAAGCCTATCCCCCGGGCCGCCAATATTGCCGCCAACTGGGATTACATTGAAAACGAGCTGAAACAGGCTTCCGGCTACCTGCCCTGGTTTGCCGACCTGAAGCCGGCGGATTACGGCCGTCCGCACAAATCAGCGGCCCTTGGCTATCTCGCCAAAATGTACCTCTACAAAAAAGACTGGGCCAAAGCGGAAGCTTATTGCGATTCACTGATCCTGAGCGGGCGCCACCAGTTGCTCGGTAAATTCTCCGATGTGTTTACCATTGCCAACAACTGGACTTCCGAGTACATCTGGAGCGCATACTCCACATCCCAGGGCCAGGGCGGCTTCGGCAGCATTTTGCCGGGCGTGATGCTTGAAAATAAAGGCTGGGGCAAATACAATGGCTGGGGATATTACATGCCCACCAAAGAGCTGTACGACAGCTATGACCCGGCAGACAAGCGCCGCGCCGCTACCATCCTGGCGCCCGGCGACCGTTTCAAGTTCTGGGGCGATTCCATGACGTACAATTCGCTGAACAGCCTGAGCGGTTACCAGTTTAATAAATACATGGAACCGTTTTCCTATCCCGGTGGCGACCACGCCAGCAACAACGGCGACCATCCTACCACGGACCTTTGCCTGCCGTTGCTGCGCTACGCCGAGATTTATCTCATCAAGGCCGAAGCGCGGCTCATGCAGGGAAAGAATGCTGACACCGAACTGAATGCAGTGCGTAAACGCACCGGGCTCGGCGATCTGCATAACGCTACCCTGGCCGACCTTAAGAAAGAGCGCAGGCTGGAGCTGGCCGGCGAATGGGCGAACCGCCACTACGACCTGGTACGCTGGGGCGATGCACAGGCCGCATATGCCCAACCGCTTCATGGCGTGGGCGGCGTAGAAATCTGGCCGGCACGCGCCTTCGATCCCGCGAAGCACCACATCTGGCCTGTTCCGCAAAGCGAAATCGACAACAGCGGCGGCCTCATCTTCCAGAACGCCGGTTGGAAATAACTATAACCTGAATATTACCATTTACTGCAGACTCCCGTTATTAGCGGGAGTTTGCTATTTTTAAAAGACCGATGAAACACATTATCACATGCTTCCTGCTTTGCTGCGGCCTCGCGGGTGCAAAGGCGCAGTACACCGCAGGCAACGCGCATTCCCACAACGATTACCTGCAGGCCATCCCATTCGAGAAAGCTTTTTCGCTGCACTTCGGATCGATAGAGGCAGATGTATTCCTGAAAGGCGGCGAGCTATATGTGGCGCATACGCCAGGCGAGATCGATACTGCGAAGACATTGCGCAAATTCTACCTGGAACCGCTCCGCGAAAAAGCCCGTGCAAAAGCCGGCGTGTTCGGAGAAACGAAACAGCAATTGCAGATCCTGATCGATTTCAAAACGGAAGCGGCTCCCACGATGGACGCACTCCTACGCCAGCTCCGCGATTTCCCGGAACTGATGAACCATCCCAAACTGACGTTCGCCATCAGCGGTAACCGTCCACCGCAGGCGCAATGGCCTTCATACCCGTCCTGCATCGCCTTCGACGGCCGGCCGGGCGTGCCCTATGCCGCGGAAGAATTGAACAAAGTCGCGCTCATCAGCGACAATTTCCGGAACTATAGCCAGTGGAATGGAAAAGGAATCCCTGTAGCGGAAGATCTCGCGAAGATGGAGAAAGTCATCGCCCAGGCGCATGCCGCGGGCAAGAAGTTCCGCTTCTGGGCCACACCCGACGATGTAAACGCCTGGAAGACGATGATGAAGCTGGGTGTAGATTACATCAATACCGACAAAACCGATGAACTTGCCGCATACCTCCGCAACCGCGTACAGTCGCAATTCCAGGGGGATACGGCGCACAAGGTTTATAAACCCGCCTACCGCAATAACGACCGGCAAAGCAAAGTCAAAAATGTTATCCTGCTGATTGGCGACGGGATGGGGTTGGCGCAGGTGTACGCGGGTTATACCGCCAATTTCGGACAGTTGAATCTCTTCGGGATGCTGAACATCGGCTTCAGCAAAACGGCATCCTCCGACAGTTACATCACCGATTCCGCCGCAGGGGGAACGGCCATGGCGTCGGGTAAAAAAACGAAGAACAGATCGGTAGGCGTGGATCATACCGGCGTGGCCATTCCGGCCATTCCCGACCTGGCGGCGCCGCTGGGCATCAGGAGCGCGCTCATTACCTCCGGCGACCTGACCGACGCCACGCCCGCCGCGTTTTACGGGCATACCACCGAGCGCGACCGGCACGCGGAAATTGCGGCCGGATTGCGGGAAAGCCCTGTGAGCTTGCTCATCGGCGCCGGCGGAAAACACTTCGAAGGGGTGGAAGCAGACCTCCGGAAAAAAGGTTTCACCATCGTGCGGGAGCTCACCGCAGCAGATACGATCAGGAGCAGGAAATTCATGGTGCTGACCGACAGTGCGCAGCTGCGCATCGCACAGGGCCGCGGCGACTTCCTCACCCGTTCTTTGCGAACCGCAATCAGGTCGTTGCAACGGCGGCCCGGGGGATTCTTCATCATGGAGGAATCCGCACAGATCGACTGGGGCGGCCACATGAATTCGGTACCTTACCTCACTTCGGAGATGCTGGATTTTGACCGCGCCATCGGCGAAGCCATGCGATTTGCCGACAGCAACGGCGAAACTTTGGTGATCGTGACGGCGGACCATGAAACCGGCGGCCTCACGCTCCTGGATGGCGATATCTCAAAAGGCTATGTCGACGGGCATTTCAGCACCAACGACCATACCGCCTTGATGGTGCCCGTTTTCGCTTATGGCCCGCATTCCGGAGACTTCCGCGGCGTTTATGAAAACACGGAAATCTTCCATAAGATCATGCGGATCCTGCGCCGTTATCAGAACTGACGGCGCTGATAAGGGATACCCTTGCCCATTTCGCAGTACAATTTCAGGCTGTAAAGAAACCATCCCCAGTTGTAGTTGCAGGCGCGGTAAAATTCCGTCAGCTCGCGCCAGTTGCTATGTTTGAGGGTGACGGCGGTGGTTTTCTCCCGCTGTTCGATATCGAATGAAAGGAAAGTGCCTACCCACTCCTGGTCGGATTCCACGCACTCCCAGCGGATGCGCTCCGGGCGGTCCATCACGAGCACCTTGAAACGGGTGGCGTAGTTATCGTCAAAATCGAATTCGTTGATAAACCCAACTTCGGGCTTAACGATGAGTTTTTCGGTCCAGATTTCGAAAAGACCTTCCTTCGTCGTTAACGCGTCGAATATTTTATCCGCCGGCGCTTTGACATACTGCGTTTGTTCAATGTTGTACATACTGGATGAAGTTGAAAGCTGCTATAATACGCATTATTAAAAAGATAATGTTTATTTCGACATAAATGTGCTATCGCCATATGGCCGGAAAAACTTAAATTGAGTATACCGCTGATCGTCAACCAGAATCTAAATCTTCTTATCCCCAAATCCACCAATCATGCCGACCACTACTTCCGTCCAGACAACGAGATTGTTGCAGGGTGCGCTTTTTGCGGGACTCCTCGTCTGGTTGCTGGACGGAACGGCGGCGGTTATCCAGACGGATTTCCGGGCCGACCGGGTTTTCAAATACGTGGCGAGCGCGGCCGCGGGGCGTTCAGCTTTTGCGGGCGGTGGTGAATTCATCTTGTTGGGATTATTCCTTCACTTCCTGGTGGCATTCGGATGGAGCCTGTTGTTCTTCTGGCTATACCCGAAGGCAAGCCTGCTGCAAGGCCATCGCTGGATCACCGGTTGCGTTTACGGCATTTTCGTGTGGGCGGCCATGTTTTTTTTCATCGTTCCCTTATCGCTGGCGCCGCAGGGGCCGCTTACGTTACAGGGTGCGTTAACGGGTATCGCCATTCACATGGTGTGCGTGGGGTTGCCCATCGTGCTCACGGCCTGGTATTGGTACAGGCGGCCCAAAGCCTGATCAGGCGAGCGTTTCCTTAAACACT
Above is a genomic segment from Chitinophaga pollutisoli containing:
- a CDS encoding DUF3127 domain-containing protein, which translates into the protein MSFEVTGKLVVKYNTVQRSESFKTREFVIEKSDDINGRVITNYIKFQSVQDRTAIVDRHNEGEMVKVYFNIKGTRWEKDGKVNYITNLDAWRIESMMQGAPGADPMPNYNTSQEGSFGGGNSGNSGDDLPF
- the dnaA gene encoding chromosomal replication initiator protein DnaA; the encoded protein is MNKTCEQVWDRCLNIIRDIVEWQPFKTWFEPIKPVKLENNVLTIQVPSQFFYEYLEEHYVGLLGKTIKRELGKEARLEYRIVVENSTPHQHPKTVNMPTQFTKPQKDSEVDFPLTIQNPVKNPFVIPGIKRVQIDSQLNHNYTFESFIEGDCNRVARRAGKTVSDKPGGTSFNPLVIYGGVGLGKTHLAQAIGNEVKRQNPNKAVLYVSAEKFINQFIDHSKNNIINDFIHFYQLIDVLIVDDIQFFARAEKSQDAFFAIFNHLHQSGKQLILTSDKPPKDLDGVQERLLSRFRWGLSADIQLPDFETRMEILEMKMRNDGLEMPKEVVKYVAYNIQSNVRELEGALISLLAQSSLNRKEIDLELAKRVLKSFVKTSSKEITIESIQKMVCEYFDVAYDKLLQKTRKREIVQARQITMYLAKSFTKNSLKTIGEHFGGRDHTTVIHSCQTVKDLMDTDNSFRDSVIELQQKVQLAAM
- a CDS encoding RNA polymerase sigma-70 factor, yielding MRQQPQPDIIWEMVRQGHNTAFRALFDTYWEELYHYAVKVLKDGSAAQDAIQGLFVHLWESHSELPSVTSVPAYLRTALRNRLLNVIRDEQLYQQHVGNFGAATASADDSLLDAIHLRETETALLQSIDRLPARMKTAFYMHRIQHLTVAEIAEQLGSSEQTIRNQINTALRRIRLQWHAVSVLLFFILR
- a CDS encoding FecR domain-containing protein — its product is MDPKDIRALLEKFRAGQATQEEERLLHRWLDGLAASGEDPVMGDTDKTRLHDSMWRHISAHAPRRQRRIWPYAAVAASIIGVAALAATWLIRPEAPRTITLATRPGEVRTFTLPDQSRVTAGPNTKMTCDHRQVTLLQGKAYFEVKASPEEPFTVIMDTDTATVLGTAFTTELPGDGAYRRITLLSGKVKASGHGLLTPGERITYPRKQIEKITQHDALAWAQGEILLQNAPLAEVIRTLEDQYGITVSTKLNTNAGSYTLRLPAAMPLPQVLDILQKISYKPKITFTMNKTQLTIH
- a CDS encoding TonB-dependent receptor, coding for MQKIRQHFFVRTVMACMLVLAATVTTLALPLSAQDLQKVVKKVDIAAGPLSSALKQLEQSAAVRLAYDEAALRHLKVKAVSYSSRSVESILSELLAASGLRFEERHNTILIYEGPKPSAVTINGGVQADKITLTGVVTEKNGPIPGASVMVKGTSLGTITSVDGRFRLSVDESPNLTLVVSMLGYGTQEVVVGARRDFTISLESSALNLNQLVVIGYGSQSKAKVTGAVADVQLDKLTSRSLANFNEALQGKAPGVIVQNEGGDPTANPRVNIRGMGGINGENVLYVVDGAIYAGGPINPNDVESISVLKDAASSIYGARAAGGVILVTTKKGKLGKAAVELDVKQGWQSAIKKLEPLNAKEFADVTNKAYDAAGKARQPAFDPVQYPDGQITRTNWMDEIFRTGRIQDYNANIKGGNDNGRYYFSFGYRKGEGILLNTYSERYSIRMNTDFQLKPWLKIGENMALTMTDGNGANTTSAYTGAIISAIFYPPHIRPYNPDGSFSGLPLQYAGAYGDVINPVAYLQRIDSRAPETKIFFNPYVEMNLAKGLNFRSNFSLTKSFRDAKTYNAKVLEIGKIFDYNDLRQDINNLTEILAEQTLTYDRKFEGGHNLTAMGGFSHQKHRGTWLGVNAQGFYNELPSYRYFDNATKFFRPWSGLNKWAMTSWFSRVNYDYKSKYLLGLIGRYDGSSMLPKHNRWEPYYGITAGWVVTEEEFLKGSSWLNFLKLRLSHGIQGNLGSLVATGVDAPMSSGQIWIGRDPQQVPTYQETALPNKDLKWASTKINNIGLDFGLFNNRLSINADYFEKTTNNMLVHVDVPGMLGVPDGMWKNAGVAMDKGFELGLNFQADRAGDFQYDLGLTLTRVNNKLLSLHDGKKVMPLNDINIRSTLAPLRQEVGLPLYSYYVVRTDGIFKTQEEINAYKDKDGNMIQDKAKPGDLKFIDHNGDGKITNDDRVVVGNAFPKFTYGFSANARYKNFDLNVFFQGVYGNKLFNALKFTALNAGNGQNYNMLKDILNAWTPENSNSNIPRINGGDPNGNFGTTSDWYVEDGSYLRMKNVTLGYTVPKNILTRYGIGQIRLYVTGNNLLTFTKYKGFDPEVGLDEYGIDKGRYPQAKNVTVGLNVNF
- a CDS encoding RagB/SusD family nutrient uptake outer membrane protein, whose product is MKSLIRYMFAGAVVLGLATSCTKELEISPEGTPTTNNFWKSELDAISGANAMYLPMDDENFYGRGYWWFINASDDMVTGRIKAEGDNIKNFNRSFIGGSYTEGQWRMRYTVIKRANDVINRVPAITMDETTKRRVIGEAYFMSGLMYFELAYAYADDKAGVPIVRRDVPLDEKPIPRAANIAANWDYIENELKQASGYLPWFADLKPADYGRPHKSAALGYLAKMYLYKKDWAKAEAYCDSLILSGRHQLLGKFSDVFTIANNWTSEYIWSAYSTSQGQGGFGSILPGVMLENKGWGKYNGWGYYMPTKELYDSYDPADKRRAATILAPGDRFKFWGDSMTYNSLNSLSGYQFNKYMEPFSYPGGDHASNNGDHPTTDLCLPLLRYAEIYLIKAEARLMQGKNADTELNAVRKRTGLGDLHNATLADLKKERRLELAGEWANRHYDLVRWGDAQAAYAQPLHGVGGVEIWPARAFDPAKHHIWPVPQSEIDNSGGLIFQNAGWK